One Succinispira mobilis DSM 6222 genomic window carries:
- the rarD gene encoding EamA family transporter RarD: MNKAEIEYKKGVMFTLASYALWGFFPIYWKSFNNVSAYEILAERIVWAFIFMLVAIICLGKWQAFYQESKTILANRRQSLLLVAAGIIISINWLLFIVAVNSGRIVETSLGYYINPLVSIVLGVYYFKERLSIWTKISFALACCGVAIMAWRLGTIPWISLSLALTFGLYGLLKKLVKTTVVTSITLETLVAMPLAGAYIYYLYSQGISAWQVADNFSLGLLTISGVVTATPLLLFSQGAKMLPLNIVGFLQYISPTISLLIGVFIYQEAFTVSHFWAFGFIWTALALFSISQTKIFQLYLEKLFLK, translated from the coding sequence GTGAATAAGGCAGAAATAGAATATAAAAAAGGGGTAATGTTTACCCTTGCGTCCTATGCGCTGTGGGGATTTTTTCCGATTTATTGGAAGAGTTTTAACAATGTTAGTGCTTATGAAATTCTCGCGGAGCGAATTGTTTGGGCCTTTATTTTTATGCTCGTGGCAATTATTTGTCTAGGCAAATGGCAGGCTTTTTATCAAGAAAGCAAAACAATTTTGGCTAATCGACGGCAAAGTTTATTGCTGGTGGCGGCGGGAATAATCATCAGTATCAATTGGCTACTATTTATTGTCGCCGTTAATTCCGGTAGAATTGTAGAAACCAGTTTAGGCTACTATATTAATCCCTTGGTGAGTATTGTTTTGGGGGTATATTATTTTAAAGAGCGCCTAAGTATTTGGACGAAAATTTCTTTTGCTTTGGCCTGTTGTGGTGTGGCAATTATGGCTTGGAGATTAGGAACTATTCCTTGGATTTCATTGAGTTTAGCTTTGACTTTTGGGCTGTATGGGTTGCTAAAAAAACTAGTAAAAACCACAGTTGTTACTAGTATTACTTTAGAAACTTTAGTGGCCATGCCACTAGCAGGAGCTTATATCTACTATTTGTATAGCCAAGGCATTTCTGCTTGGCAAGTTGCGGATAATTTTAGTTTAGGACTACTTACAATTAGTGGCGTAGTTACAGCAACACCGTTGCTACTGTTTTCCCAGGGGGCGAAAATGTTACCTTTGAATATTGTGGGGTTTTTGCAATATATTTCACCAACAATTTCTTTGCTAATTGGTGTATTTATTTATCAAGAAGCTTTTACCGTTAGTCATTTTTGGGCCTTTGGCTTTATTTGGACAGCTCTAGCCTTGTTTAGTATTTCCCAGACTAAGATTTTTCAATTGTATTTAGAAAAGTTGTTTTTAAAATAA
- a CDS encoding HAD family hydrolase, which yields MKYLVWDIDGTLIKTGRAGLHALKQTMLDLYSIETDFDFPAGGRTDRFITYELLKKVANIPLTEQEQHSHKILKYYEEILPAFLQQYQGEIMPNVTAILDFIAPQQNTYTSTLLTGNTLKGAIAKMHRYGLKHYFDFSLGVFGDNSICRNELSQQFLQNLQNLQPQINPKDIIIIGDTLHDIECAQHIGAKCIAVATGSVNLETLSQANPWRAYAELPTPLEFVKLFRA from the coding sequence ATGAAATATCTAGTTTGGGATATTGATGGAACTCTAATTAAAACCGGTCGCGCCGGCTTACATGCCCTTAAGCAAACAATGCTGGATTTATATTCCATTGAAACAGATTTCGATTTTCCCGCTGGCGGTAGAACTGACCGGTTCATTACGTATGAACTATTAAAAAAAGTGGCAAATATTCCTCTAACAGAGCAAGAGCAGCATAGCCACAAAATTTTAAAATATTACGAAGAAATTTTACCAGCCTTTCTGCAGCAGTATCAAGGCGAGATAATGCCTAATGTGACGGCAATTTTGGATTTTATTGCTCCACAACAAAATACCTATACTTCCACTTTACTAACTGGCAATACTCTCAAAGGGGCTATCGCTAAAATGCACCGTTATGGTTTAAAACACTATTTCGATTTTTCCTTAGGCGTTTTTGGTGATAATAGCATCTGCCGCAATGAATTATCTCAACAATTTTTACAAAATCTGCAAAATCTGCAACCGCAAATCAATCCTAAAGATATCATTATTATTGGCGATACGCTCCATGATATCGAATGTGCCCAACATATCGGTGCTAAGTGTATTGCAGTAGCTACTGGTTCAGTAAATCTAGAAACTCTATCTCAAGCAAATCCTTGGCGCGCTTATGCCGAATTGCCCACTCCACTAGAATTTGTCAAGCTATTTCGAGCCTAA
- a CDS encoding 2-oxoacid:acceptor oxidoreductase family protein produces the protein MQQLRLSGTGGQGLILGGIILAEAALLDGKLAIQSQSYGPEARGGSSKSEVIISDKAIYYPKVETPNVVLAMSQEACKKYTTDLPAEGILITDSLFVQELPAHAGKIYELPITHTAKEDLGKALFANIIALGALVKITGVVSKESLVKAVLARVPKGTEALNEKAIELGMNLVK, from the coding sequence ATGCAACAACTAAGACTATCAGGTACAGGCGGACAAGGTTTAATTTTAGGCGGCATAATTTTAGCCGAAGCAGCACTTTTAGATGGGAAACTAGCTATTCAATCACAATCTTACGGCCCAGAAGCACGCGGCGGTTCGAGCAAATCAGAGGTAATAATATCGGATAAGGCTATATATTATCCTAAAGTAGAAACTCCGAATGTAGTGTTGGCGATGAGTCAAGAGGCTTGCAAAAAATATACTACGGATTTGCCAGCAGAAGGCATCCTAATTACCGACAGTTTATTTGTGCAAGAGTTACCAGCACATGCTGGCAAAATTTATGAATTGCCAATTACTCATACGGCTAAAGAAGATTTGGGTAAAGCTTTATTTGCCAATATTATCGCTCTAGGGGCCTTGGTTAAAATAACCGGCGTGGTTAGCAAAGAGTCTTTAGTAAAAGCAGTTTTGGCGCGCGTACCTAAAGGTACAGAAGCTCTTAATGAAAAAGCAATTGAATTAGGTATGAACCTAGTTAAATAA
- a CDS encoding thiamine pyrophosphate-dependent enzyme, which produces MEQVIEKYFRPGRLPHIWCPGCGNGIVTGAIAKAVERVGLDKDNTAVVSGIGCSSRASGYLDFNTIHSAHGRAIPFATGVKLANPELNVIVVTGDGDATAIGGNHFIHAARRNINLTVVLFNNNIYGMTGGQYSPLTPIHSKATTAPYGTIERSFDISELAKAAGATFVARATTYHAQLLSDIIAQGIQHNGFSLIEAITACPISFGRQNKKGDAPKMMQWQKEAGVMLAAWEKLSAEQREGKFPIGVLHKIEGVPEYTAEYDKVIQSAQGGKK; this is translated from the coding sequence ATGGAACAAGTAATTGAGAAATATTTTCGTCCAGGACGCTTGCCGCATATTTGGTGTCCCGGTTGTGGAAACGGAATTGTAACCGGTGCAATCGCCAAAGCTGTAGAGCGTGTAGGCTTAGATAAAGATAATACGGCTGTAGTTTCGGGTATAGGTTGTTCAAGTAGAGCTTCGGGTTATTTGGACTTTAATACAATTCACTCAGCGCATGGTCGGGCAATACCCTTTGCCACAGGCGTAAAATTAGCTAATCCAGAATTAAATGTAATTGTAGTAACTGGTGATGGTGATGCTACAGCAATTGGTGGTAATCATTTTATTCATGCGGCTAGAAGAAATATTAACTTAACGGTAGTATTATTCAACAATAATATTTATGGGATGACTGGTGGGCAATATTCACCCTTAACACCGATACATTCTAAGGCTACAACTGCGCCTTATGGTACCATTGAGCGTTCCTTTGATATTTCGGAACTAGCAAAAGCAGCAGGTGCAACTTTCGTGGCTAGGGCGACAACCTATCATGCGCAATTGTTGTCGGATATTATCGCCCAAGGTATTCAACACAATGGTTTTAGCTTAATTGAAGCAATTACAGCTTGTCCGATTTCATTCGGGCGTCAAAATAAAAAAGGTGACGCTCCGAAAATGATGCAGTGGCAAAAAGAAGCAGGAGTAATGCTAGCAGCTTGGGAAAAACTAAGTGCGGAACAGCGCGAAGGTAAATTCCCAATAGGTGTATTGCATAAAATTGAAGGCGTTCCTGAGTATACGGCTGAATATGATAAAGTTATTCAAAGTGCTCAAGGAGGTAAGAAATAA
- a CDS encoding 2-oxoacid:acceptor oxidoreductase subunit alpha codes for MSKVVHLMQGNHAVAEGAIAAGVQFFGGYPITPSTEVAESLAKLLPATGGKFIQMEDEIAGIGVIIGASLAGKKVMTATSGPGFSLKQELIGYACIAEIPMVIVNVQRVGPSTGQPTSPAQGDVMQARWGTHGDHAIIALTPGSVPECFDLTIRAYELSEKYRTPVILLLDEVIGHMREKIELPADYATVAKPQRKTPTVPPSEYKAYKADADLVPPMAAFGTGYRYHVTGLVHDETGFPNGSNKATKDCLDRLHAKIYNNIDEIVTYENYQMEDAEIAVVAYGGTARTAYAAVDMARAQGIKVGLFRPITIWPFAEKQMQELATKVKHILVAEMNYGQYVREVERAVAGKCPVSLQAKYNNEAITPKEMLAEIIKIAKA; via the coding sequence TTGTCTAAAGTAGTACATCTTATGCAAGGCAATCATGCTGTGGCAGAAGGAGCAATAGCGGCAGGGGTACAATTTTTTGGCGGCTATCCAATAACTCCCTCCACAGAAGTAGCGGAATCATTAGCAAAGTTATTACCAGCGACTGGCGGTAAGTTCATCCAAATGGAAGATGAAATAGCTGGAATTGGTGTTATAATAGGCGCTTCGTTAGCAGGTAAAAAAGTAATGACAGCAACTAGCGGACCTGGGTTTTCTTTAAAACAAGAATTAATCGGTTATGCTTGCATAGCAGAAATACCTATGGTAATAGTAAACGTGCAACGCGTAGGCCCATCCACTGGACAACCAACCTCACCAGCGCAAGGCGATGTAATGCAAGCGCGTTGGGGTACGCATGGTGATCATGCAATAATTGCCTTAACCCCAGGTAGTGTACCAGAATGTTTTGATTTAACAATTCGGGCTTATGAATTATCAGAAAAATATCGTACGCCTGTAATTTTATTGCTAGATGAAGTAATCGGACATATGCGTGAGAAAATAGAATTACCAGCTGATTATGCAACAGTTGCTAAACCACAGCGAAAAACGCCAACAGTACCACCAAGTGAATATAAAGCCTATAAAGCAGATGCCGATTTAGTACCGCCGATGGCTGCTTTTGGGACAGGCTATCGTTATCACGTAACTGGGTTAGTGCATGATGAAACTGGTTTCCCAAATGGCTCTAATAAAGCAACTAAAGACTGCTTAGATCGTTTACATGCTAAAATTTATAATAATATAGATGAAATTGTAACTTATGAAAACTACCAAATGGAAGATGCAGAAATCGCGGTTGTGGCCTATGGTGGTACAGCACGTACAGCCTATGCAGCTGTGGATATGGCGCGGGCTCAAGGTATAAAAGTGGGTTTATTTAGACCAATAACTATTTGGCCGTTTGCGGAAAAACAAATGCAAGAACTAGCAACTAAAGTAAAACATATTCTAGTTGCAGAAATGAATTATGGACAATATGTTCGTGAAGTTGAAAGAGCTGTAGCGGGTAAATGTCCAGTAAGCTTGCAAGCTAAATATAATAACGAGGCCATTACCCCAAAAGAAATGCTCGCAGAAATAATAAAAATTGCAAAGGCATAG
- a CDS encoding 4Fe-4S binding protein → MSLKILIARCKGCGICAEFCPKKVLAVNELEKIEVVNAEACISCRQCEMRCPDYAIFVEKK, encoded by the coding sequence ATGTCTTTAAAAATCCTAATAGCAAGGTGTAAGGGCTGCGGCATATGTGCTGAGTTTTGTCCGAAAAAAGTTCTAGCAGTAAATGAGCTAGAGAAAATTGAAGTAGTAAATGCAGAAGCTTGTATATCTTGTCGGCAATGTGAAATGCGATGTCCAGATTATGCGATATTTGTAGAAAAAAAATAA
- a CDS encoding TetR/AcrR family transcriptional regulator: MQKQKKRETKQQLILAVAKKLFATNGYFGTTIDEIAHEADIGKGTVYNYFHNKEQLFYTIFSQINQPFVADLKTLQTSNLDCEEKIRQVILAFAHYYLTNQDILIIVIEEMKALSFMKKDALTSREMLVKKTLCQLNKLKEEDYGRYLLEVQNTFDVLQAILQEALDKKFLRNYPSDYLACTLFSKLLLLTFMGFITDAQEMARCVTENFLYGLKQ, from the coding sequence ATGCAGAAGCAAAAAAAGAGAGAAACTAAACAACAATTAATTCTAGCTGTTGCTAAAAAACTATTTGCCACAAATGGTTATTTTGGTACAACTATCGATGAAATAGCCCACGAAGCAGATATCGGCAAAGGAACCGTCTATAATTATTTCCACAATAAAGAACAATTATTTTATACTATCTTTTCTCAAATAAATCAGCCCTTTGTGGCAGATTTAAAAACTTTACAAACAAGTAACCTTGACTGTGAAGAAAAAATTCGTCAAGTCATCTTAGCTTTTGCCCATTACTATTTAACTAACCAAGATATTTTAATTATCGTTATTGAAGAAATGAAGGCTCTTAGTTTTATGAAAAAAGATGCCCTAACGTCTAGAGAAATGCTCGTTAAAAAAACGCTTTGCCAATTAAATAAATTAAAAGAAGAAGATTACGGACGTTATTTACTGGAAGTACAAAACACCTTTGATGTCTTACAGGCAATTTTACAAGAGGCGCTTGATAAAAAGTTTCTGCGCAACTATCCTAGTGACTATCTAGCTTGTACTTTATTTAGTAAATTATTACTTTTGACTTTTATGGGCTTTATTACCGATGCGCAAGAAATGGCGCGGTGTGTAACTGAAAATTTCTTATATGGTTTAAAGCAATAA